From Pelagibacterium flavum:
CGCTGCAGGTCTATCGGGCGCTCGAAAAGCTGCTCGATATGGGACTGGCGCACCGGCTGGAATCGATGAACGCGTTTGTCGCCTGCGCGCATCCGCATTGCCATGATTCAGGGCTGATCGCCTTTGCGATCTGCGAGAAGTGCGGGCAGGTTTCCGAGTTCTCTGACGATGTGGTTCGGGAGCGACTGACGGGCTGGGCGGACCGGGAGGGGTTTGTTGTCAAGCGCACGACGATGGAGATACGCGGGGAGTGTCGGGTATGTGCGGCCGCGTGAGGCGGTCGTTTGGGCCAACCACGACACGGCGTCATCCCGGACTTGATCCGGGATTCAGTATGCGGCAACGCCTGAGCGCATCTTGAACGCTACCGGGCCCCGGCTCAAGGCCGGGTGACGGAGTGTGTTGGGATAGTGTGAGTGTGAAAAGCTATTCCAGGAAATAGGTGATCGTCGTCACCACCCTCACCTTCTTGTCCATCTGCTTTTCGGAGCGCTGGTCGGGGATTTCGACGGCGGCGAGGATCTCGAAGACGCCCTGATTGGCGGTCTGGATGGTGCCGACTTCGGCGCCCGCTTCCTCGGCGAATTGCTGGGCGGCTTCGCGGGCACGTTGGGTGGCTTCGGCGAGCATGTCGGTTTTGAGATCATTGAGCGCGGTGAAAATGTAGCTCGGGCCGGCATTGTAGCTGTCGGAGGAGAACACCACGCCGGCGCGCAAAAGGTCGCCGATGTCGCGCGAGGCGGCGGCGATAGCCTCGACATCGTTCGAGGTGACCATGAATTCCTCGGTCAGAACGAAGCGCGCCATGTCGGGGGTGTTGGATGCGTTGTAGCCGGCGAGACGGTCCTCGACGAGGATATTCTGGACCTGCATCGAATCTTGAGGGAACCCGGCGCCGGTGAGGAAGTCGCGCACTGCGGCATCGGAGGTTTCGAGCTGGGCGCGGGCATCTTCAAGGGTCG
This genomic window contains:
- a CDS encoding Fur family transcriptional regulator produces the protein MSAHSDLTRNQSLVLDRLEKADAPMSAYAILDQLRDDGLRAPLQVYRALEKLLDMGLAHRLESMNAFVACAHPHCHDSGLIAFAICEKCGQVSEFSDDVVRERLTGWADREGFVVKRTTMEIRGECRVCAAA
- a CDS encoding SIMPL domain-containing protein translates to MQSISRILAALLVAIGLALAGWLGGQALIESRQPIRTVTVKGLSERNVTADLAYWPIKFVATGPTLEDARAQLETSDAAVRDFLTGAGFPQDSMQVQNILVEDRLAGYNASNTPDMARFVLTEEFMVTSNDVEAIAAASRDIGDLLRAGVVFSSDSYNAGPSYIFTALNDLKTDMLAEATQRAREAAQQFAEEAGAEVGTIQTANQGVFEILAAVEIPDQRSEKQMDKKVRVVTTITYFLE